From a single Solanum dulcamara chromosome 4, daSolDulc1.2, whole genome shotgun sequence genomic region:
- the LOC129884454 gene encoding COBRA-like protein 1, producing MHYKLLESSFLLSLYLMKSFVSLYVPFSTFEELYFCSKMLFSERFMDLISFGPGCFPLMLVLIITMCNLSDCYDPLDPIGNISVTYDIVRWTEDGYQARITIQNYYQYRHIEKPGWQLGWTWAANEVIWSMSGAFATQQGNCSAFKSEIPHCCKKNPIIVDLAPEAPPEKRSDGCCHGGFLAASAINPSNSFASFEMKVGNLGGNYIVHRPLNLTLMAPRPGYTCDEYVDTDPTTSSVIEGQRQEQVIRTWKSTCTYSTFLANKSPNCCVSLSTFYNPEVTPCNLCSCGCKLADNEAKSCIGQSSSSPYERELLQCTDHMCPLRVHWHIKKNYRNYWRVKLTVSNYNLGKNYSNWNVVVQHPGFSQQSTVFSFNNTMLPTVGVPDEVALFWGLDFYNDALLQAEEKQVGSVATEILLLKDMSSFTLSNGWAFPRRVYFNGENCEMPLPQAFPMLPNSCSKEKRCSSHLSVLLSIYLIYKTLNFWS from the exons ATGCACTACAAACTATTAGAATCTTCTTTTCTACTATCATTATACTTGATGAAAAGTTTTGTCTCATTATATGTCCCATTCTCTACTTTTGAAGAACTATATTTCTGTTCCAAAATGCTTTTTTCAGAAAGGTTCATGGACTTGATCAGTTTTGGACCTGGGTGTTTTCCCCTGATGTTGGTATTGATAATTACTATGTGCAATCTTTCAG ATTGCTATGATCCTCTGGATCCTATTGGAAATATATCAGTTACGTATGACATTGTTAGATGGACAGAAGATGGTTACCAG GCAAGGATAACCATTCAAAACTACTACCAGTATAGACACATTGAGAAACCGGGCTGGCAACTAGGGTGGACATGGGCAGCTAATGAGGTTATTTGGTCAATGTCCGGTGCTTTTGCCACTCAACAAGGGAATTGTTCAGCCTTCAAGTCCGAAATTCCACATTGTTGCAAGAAAAATCCTATTATAGTAGACCTGGCGCCAGAAGCTCCACCAGAGAAAAGATCAGATGGTTGCTGTCATGGTGGATTTCTTGCTGCCTCAGCTATCAATCCTTCCAATTCTTTTGCGTCCTTTGAGATGAAAGTTGGAAACTTAGGGGGAAATTATATAGTTCACAGGCCTCTAAATCTCACTCTAATGGCTCCAAGACCTGGTTATACTTGTGATGAATATGTGGACACAGATCCAACAACATCTTCGGTTATAGAAGGACAAAGACAAGAACAAGTAATCA GGACATGGAAATCAACATGCACCTACTCAACTTTCTTGGCCAATAAATCGCCGAACTGTTGTGTTTCTCTTTCAACATTTTACAATCCTGAGGTGACACCATGCAATTTATGTAGCTGTGGATGTAAATTAGCTGACAATGAGGCAAAATCATGCATTGG ACAAAGTTCgtcatcaccatatgagcgcgAGTTACTTCAGTGCACTGATCATATGTGTCCACTTCGGGTTCACTGGCATATTAAGAAGAATTACAGGAATTATTGGAGGGTGAAACTCACTGTTTCCAATTACAACTTAGGTAAAAACTATTCGAACTGGAATGTGGTAGTCCAACATCCTGGTTTTAGCCAGCAGTCAACTGTCTTCAGCTTCAACAATACAATGCTCCCTACCGTTGGTGTTCCAG ATGAAGTTGCACTCTTTTGGGGTTTAGACTTCTACAACGACGCTTTGTTGCAAGCTGAAGAGAAGCAAGTGGGATCTGTGGCGACAGAGATACTTTTACTAAAGGACATGAGCTCATTTACACTTAGTAATGGATGGGCATTTCCAAGGAGAGTATATTTCAATGGTGAGAACTGTGAAATGCCTCTTCCACAGGCTTTCCCTATGCTTCCAAATAGTTGTTCAAAGGAAAAACGTTGTAGTAGCCATCTCTCTGTTCTACTGTCGATATATTTGATTTACAAAACACTTAATTTCTGGTCCTAG